From a single Hypomesus transpacificus isolate Combined female chromosome 14, fHypTra1, whole genome shotgun sequence genomic region:
- the zgc:158868 gene encoding C-factor translates to MASGVGSSVLVTGANRGIGLELVRQLAESTNPPQLIFAGCREPERAKDLRELSQRHPQMVIIVTLDVSDAASVSAACQLVSTRLGEAGLNLLVNNAAVNRPIPGSLAQTGADDMMDVYRTNVVGPMLLSKELMPLLQRAAAQASESGLSCRKAAIINVSTLISSIEKCYESFRMAPMYPYRTSKVALNMLTRCLAEDLRKDGILVTAIHPGWVQTDMGGSEAPLPRKDSVRGMLGVMSSLTEQHRGTLLDWKGNSIPW, encoded by the exons ATGGCATCTGGTGTGGGGAGCAGTGTTCTGGTGACGGGGGCCAACAGGGGCATCGGTCTGGAGCTCGTCAGGCAGCTGGCAGAGTCCACCAACCCGCCTCAGCTGATCTTCGCTGGCTGTCGAGAACCAGAGAGAGCTAAG GACCTGCGAGAGCTGTCCCAGAGGCACCCGCAGATGGTCATCATAGTAACACTGG ACGTGTCGGATGCGGCCAGCGTGTCGGCTGCCTGCCAGCTGGTGTCcaccaggctgggggaggcaggCCTGAACCTACTGGTGAACAACGCTGCCGTCAACCGTCCCATTCCCGGCAGCCTGGCGCAGACGGGCGCCGACGACATGATGGACGTCTACCGGACCAACGTGGTGGGGCCCATGCTGCTCTCCAAG GAGTTGATGCCTCTGCTGCAGAGGGCAGCAGCTCAAGCTTCAGAGTCAGGGTTGTCCTGTCGAAAGGCAGCCATCATCAACGTCTCCACGTTGATCTCCTCCATTGAAAAGTGCTATGAGAGCTTTCGTATGGCGCCCATGTACCCCTACAGGACAAGCAAG GTGGCGCTGAACATGCTGACTCGCTGCCTGGCAGAGGACCTGAGGAAGGACGGCATCCTGGTGACGGCTATCCACCCCGGCTGGGTCCAGACGGACATGGGCGGGTCAGAG GCTCCCCTGCCAAGGAAGGACAGCGTCCGGGGCATGCTGGGAGTGATGTCATCGCTCACGGAGCAGCACCGTGGGACTCTGTTGGACTGGAAGGGTAACAGCATCCCCTGGTAG